Proteins encoded within one genomic window of Empedobacter falsenii:
- a CDS encoding TonB-dependent receptor plug domain-containing protein: MKRRFFLLSLLTTLTLQAQEINSFPKDSTINLEQTVISGQYNAQSVRKSIYEVKVISQEMIERQAGNTLADVLNQTLNMNIIPSSSTGKSTVQMFGLDAQYFKILVDNIPLVNDEGLGNNTDLTQINLDDIQQIEIVEGAMGVEYGANSIAGVINIITKKGGKNKFDISATLQEETIGDEYNWKNKGRHIQSLKIGHKFSDKIYANLSFSRNDFQGFFDDKKGKNYPNNDGLRGYEWLPKEQNAAKAFVQYKKDNYRLFYKFEYFNEETKYYDPNPIASTNAPTATVDYFGKDRTYTTDRIYNHLNASGRFRKVINYDVSFSYQEQKRKLKSYNYEILEGVEHDVNKFEYESRKVYYSKGMFSNFINKNDYFDFQFGYEIDQTKGFASTSAGEFFQKPIERKLGTYDFFASSEINLNDKLSFRPGARVMFSEQFDTQYVMSLSAKYLFGKQWELRAIVGTSPRLPNYEEMYSYFVDVNHNVQGNENLNPEKGVSAFVHLKKNWNIGENNSLEQKVSLWKINLKDKIDLIVVEESPLKYQYRNIDNYDVQGFTYLNQFKVHQFMGGIGFTLTGIKQDIDEAVAVNSVKNKYFYSTQINANVSYTLPKTNTIFSLFYKYNGAQEQFVLKNNPSNTSEQILVKGKQEAFNWMDASIKQSFWNKKLDLTIGARNLFDVKYLNSSSGNDGAHSQGSTSILYGYGRSYFAKLTFNLGIN, from the coding sequence ATGAAGAGGCGCTTTTTTCTACTAAGCTTACTTACAACACTAACTCTACAGGCTCAAGAAATTAATTCGTTTCCAAAAGATTCGACGATTAATTTGGAACAAACCGTTATTTCTGGGCAATATAATGCACAATCGGTCAGGAAATCTATTTACGAAGTAAAAGTGATTTCGCAAGAAATGATCGAGCGACAAGCAGGAAATACATTGGCAGATGTTTTAAATCAAACATTGAATATGAATATTATTCCGAGTTCTTCTACAGGAAAATCGACGGTGCAAATGTTTGGTTTGGATGCGCAATATTTCAAAATTTTGGTAGATAATATTCCATTAGTTAACGACGAAGGTTTAGGAAATAATACCGATTTAACGCAAATTAATTTAGATGATATTCAGCAAATAGAAATCGTAGAAGGTGCGATGGGAGTTGAATACGGAGCTAATTCTATAGCGGGAGTAATCAATATTATTACTAAAAAAGGAGGGAAGAATAAATTTGATATTTCTGCGACTTTGCAAGAGGAAACCATTGGCGACGAATACAATTGGAAAAATAAGGGAAGACATATACAATCCTTGAAAATCGGGCATAAATTTTCAGACAAAATCTACGCTAATTTAAGTTTTTCACGTAATGATTTTCAAGGATTTTTTGATGATAAAAAAGGAAAGAATTATCCTAATAATGATGGATTGAGAGGATACGAATGGTTGCCAAAAGAGCAAAATGCAGCAAAAGCATTTGTTCAATATAAAAAAGACAATTATCGTTTGTTTTATAAATTCGAATATTTCAACGAAGAAACCAAGTATTACGATCCCAATCCAATTGCTTCAACGAATGCGCCAACTGCGACGGTTGATTATTTTGGAAAAGATAGAACGTATACGACAGATCGTATTTACAATCACTTAAATGCTTCTGGGCGATTTAGAAAAGTGATTAACTATGATGTTTCGTTTTCGTATCAAGAACAAAAAAGAAAGTTGAAATCGTATAATTATGAAATTCTTGAAGGTGTTGAACATGATGTAAACAAGTTCGAATATGAAAGTCGAAAAGTGTATTATTCGAAAGGAATGTTCAGCAATTTTATCAATAAAAATGATTATTTCGATTTTCAATTTGGTTATGAAATCGATCAAACCAAAGGTTTTGCTTCAACTTCGGCAGGAGAATTTTTCCAAAAACCGATAGAACGAAAATTAGGAACGTATGATTTTTTTGCTTCTTCTGAAATTAATCTAAATGATAAACTTTCGTTTCGTCCAGGCGCTCGCGTGATGTTTTCGGAGCAATTTGATACGCAATATGTGATGAGTTTGAGTGCGAAATATCTATTTGGAAAACAGTGGGAATTGCGCGCGATTGTTGGTACTTCGCCACGTTTGCCAAATTATGAGGAAATGTATTCGTATTTCGTAGACGTCAATCATAATGTGCAAGGAAACGAAAATCTGAATCCAGAAAAAGGAGTTTCTGCTTTTGTTCACTTAAAAAAGAATTGGAATATCGGCGAAAATAATTCGTTGGAACAAAAAGTTTCGTTGTGGAAAATTAATCTGAAAGATAAGATTGATTTGATTGTTGTTGAAGAGTCTCCACTGAAATATCAATATCGTAATATTGATAATTATGATGTGCAAGGTTTTACGTATTTGAATCAATTTAAAGTTCATCAATTTATGGGTGGAATTGGTTTTACGTTGACAGGAATCAAGCAGGATATCGATGAAGCAGTAGCTGTAAATTCAGTTAAAAATAAGTATTTCTATTCAACGCAAATCAATGCAAATGTTTCGTATACATTACCAAAAACCAATACAATTTTCTCACTTTTCTATAAATACAATGGAGCTCAAGAGCAATTTGTTTTGAAAAATAATCCGTCAAATACAAGTGAACAAATTTTGGTAAAAGGCAAACAAGAAGCTTTTAACTGGATGGATGCGTCGATTAAACAAAGTTTTTGGAACAAAAAACTTGATTTGACAATTGGTGCGAGAAATCTGTTTGATGTGAAATATTTGAACAGTTCATCTGGAAATGATGGCGCGCACAGCCAAGGTTCTACGAGTATTTTGTATGGATATGGACGTTCGTATTTTGCTAAACTTACGTTCAATTTAGGAATTAATTAA
- a CDS encoding helix-turn-helix domain-containing protein, with product MKQIIGEYSDHMTTNTYVWYEKNRKNADEVHSHDYFQLNYVEEGYQYFHIEQKIYLVPQNHVIWIPANKLHRTTSEAKTVNPMLILFKETFKEDFYNDIHVFVAPPILKEMMLYASKWNKFLVEDKEQKIFLNSMLYSLPHFCDENHNLELPVLVDKRLIPVSEYIHFHYSTNFNLNELTDKANMSARNLQRIFKQETGITLQKYMQLVRILKSIELIDTNNFTLSEIAYQVGYKSLSAFTASYFAVTKTKPKRK from the coding sequence ATGAAACAAATTATTGGAGAATATTCGGATCATATGACGACCAATACTTATGTTTGGTACGAGAAGAATCGCAAAAATGCGGATGAGGTTCATTCGCATGATTATTTCCAATTGAATTATGTTGAAGAAGGTTACCAATATTTTCATATCGAACAAAAGATTTATTTAGTCCCTCAAAATCATGTTATTTGGATTCCTGCAAATAAGCTACATCGTACAACTTCTGAGGCGAAAACCGTCAATCCAATGTTGATTTTGTTTAAAGAAACTTTTAAGGAGGATTTTTACAACGATATTCATGTTTTTGTTGCACCGCCAATTCTAAAGGAAATGATGCTATATGCTTCAAAATGGAATAAATTTTTGGTAGAAGATAAGGAGCAAAAGATTTTCTTAAATTCGATGTTGTATAGTTTGCCTCATTTTTGTGATGAAAACCATAATTTGGAGTTGCCAGTTCTTGTTGATAAACGTTTAATTCCTGTGAGTGAGTACATTCATTTTCATTATTCGACAAATTTTAATTTGAATGAATTGACAGATAAAGCGAATATGTCTGCTCGAAATTTGCAACGAATTTTCAAACAAGAAACGGGAATTACACTTCAAAAATATATGCAACTTGTCCGAATTCTAAAAAGTATTGAATTAATAGATACCAATAATTTTACATTGAGCGAAATAGCTTATCAAGTCGGTTACAAAAGTTTGTCTGCTTTTACAGCGTCTTATTTTGCTGTTACAAAAACAAAACCTAAACGAAAATAA
- a CDS encoding T9SS type A sorting domain-containing protein produces MKNKFTLLATIILTSVAINAQTIKGEVTMGAAYANDVYYGLADQSTNSVNRSDWDISFYRKSNMSTGIRVNDGAGIQVYEASNDLSKWNAIDVANLSTWTALYNSDTDWQKGAFNNGSATYGWGNYSIANHYVNGSIIFVLKYATGEYVKLKIDNFAAPLGEYNFTYSKLTNGTWSADTKVNLPHKTNSTNLFNYYSLLTDKAVTPEPDQSKWDLKFTKYVTPLTTNDGDIVMYTVTGVLQSDLIKVAKTESGNPTDDTAYVADINAVGYNWKTLSGWSYVVNPTNHFIKNTSTNQIYKLVFKTFEGTSTGKITFDYENVTTNLGTTELAKTKFEIYTTSQPKTIGLVYNSQEAKSSPLNIQIYAINGQLVHQESYQPTSSFTNKTIQLNKLSAGVYIVKVQSADKVETKKIVLK; encoded by the coding sequence ATGAAAAACAAATTTACACTTTTAGCAACAATCATTCTAACATCTGTTGCAATAAATGCACAAACCATAAAAGGTGAAGTCACAATGGGTGCAGCTTATGCAAATGATGTTTATTATGGATTGGCAGATCAATCGACGAATTCTGTAAATAGAAGCGATTGGGATATTTCATTTTATCGAAAATCGAATATGTCAACAGGAATTCGAGTGAATGATGGTGCAGGAATTCAGGTGTACGAAGCATCAAATGATTTGTCGAAATGGAATGCAATTGATGTAGCAAATTTATCTACTTGGACTGCTTTGTATAATTCGGATACTGATTGGCAAAAAGGCGCTTTCAATAATGGTTCTGCGACATATGGTTGGGGTAATTATAGTATTGCAAATCATTACGTAAATGGTTCAATCATTTTTGTCTTGAAATATGCAACAGGAGAATATGTAAAATTGAAAATAGATAATTTTGCAGCTCCTTTAGGCGAATATAATTTTACGTATTCTAAATTGACAAATGGAACTTGGTCTGCTGATACAAAAGTAAATCTTCCACATAAAACCAATTCAACTAATTTGTTCAATTATTATAGTTTATTGACTGATAAAGCGGTTACACCAGAGCCAGACCAAAGTAAATGGGATTTGAAATTTACAAAATATGTTACACCACTTACGACGAATGATGGTGATATTGTGATGTATACGGTAACGGGAGTTTTGCAAAGTGATTTGATCAAAGTAGCGAAAACAGAATCTGGAAATCCTACTGATGATACAGCTTATGTAGCAGATATTAATGCAGTTGGATATAATTGGAAAACCTTATCGGGTTGGTCTTATGTAGTGAATCCAACGAATCATTTTATCAAAAATACATCTACGAATCAGATTTATAAATTAGTTTTCAAAACTTTTGAAGGAACTTCTACAGGAAAAATAACATTCGATTACGAAAATGTAACAACTAATTTAGGAACAACAGAATTAGCCAAAACGAAGTTTGAAATTTATACCACTTCTCAACCTAAAACAATTGGTTTGGTGTACAATTCTCAAGAAGCGAAATCGTCTCCATTAAATATTCAAATTTATGCGATAAATGGACAATTGGTGCATCAAGAAAGCTATCAACCAACGTCATCATTTACAAATAAAACAATACAATTAAATAAACTTTCGGCTGGAGTTTACATCGTAAAAGTACAATCTGCCGATAAAGTTGAAACGAAAAAAATAGTTTTGAAATAA
- a CDS encoding DUF4256 domain-containing protein, translating to MTKNELTPAEQNNCIQILKERFEKNMHRHQDLDWQKVEEKFINQPEKIWSLYQMEITGGEPDIIFNEDKTDEYYFVDCSAESPKERRSLAYDYEGQTSRKEHQPKNNAIDVAKSMKIELLTEEEYRLLQAVEIVDQKTSSWLKTPKKIRELGGAIFGDYRYGTVFIYHNGAQSYYAARGFRGILKV from the coding sequence ATGACAAAAAACGAACTAACTCCAGCAGAACAAAATAACTGCATTCAAATTTTAAAAGAACGTTTTGAGAAAAATATGCACAGACATCAAGATTTAGATTGGCAAAAAGTGGAAGAAAAATTCATCAATCAACCTGAAAAAATTTGGTCTTTGTATCAAATGGAAATTACTGGTGGTGAACCTGATATTATTTTTAATGAGGATAAAACAGATGAGTATTATTTTGTAGATTGTTCGGCAGAAAGTCCGAAAGAGCGTAGAAGTTTAGCGTATGATTACGAAGGGCAAACGTCTCGCAAAGAACATCAACCAAAAAATAATGCGATTGATGTCGCAAAAAGTATGAAAATTGAATTATTGACCGAAGAAGAATATCGTTTGTTGCAAGCTGTAGAAATTGTCGATCAAAAAACCTCAAGTTGGTTAAAAACACCAAAAAAAATTAGAGAATTAGGCGGTGCTATATTTGGCGATTATCGTTATGGAACTGTTTTTATTTATCACAACGGCGCGCAATCTTATTATGCAGCTCGTGGTTTTAGAGGAATTCTAAAAGTTTAA
- a CDS encoding FecCD family ABC transporter permease, whose translation MYPQIRIHLSLLSLGIFGLAILALFLGVYQFNESILSIINKAITNRTAINDSDYYVLFDLRLPRIIMSILVGAGLAVAGTCLQGIFKNPLASPDLIGITSGSILFAAITIVLGGYIKDFVPEIIHYSLLSLMAFVGAMCSTVFVYKISSHHQKTNITILLLAGVAISALCGSATGLLTYLSSEEELRNLTFWTLGSIASANWDKILILTIVVSVSFYFLIGKGKILNAMMLGEKDAEHLGINVEKTKRQIIVFSALLVGTIVSFTGTIGFVGLIVPYILRLVFKSNYVIILPLSAFLGAILVIVADTISRTLVAPSEIPIGILTSLMGAPVFISILMNYKKSL comes from the coding sequence ATGTATCCGCAAATCAGAATACATCTTTCTTTATTAAGTTTAGGCATCTTTGGTCTTGCAATTCTTGCATTATTCTTGGGTGTTTATCAATTTAACGAATCCATCCTATCTATTATCAATAAAGCTATTACCAATAGAACTGCCATCAACGACAGCGATTATTATGTGCTTTTCGATTTACGATTACCACGTATTATTATGTCTATTTTGGTTGGTGCTGGTTTGGCTGTTGCAGGAACTTGTCTACAAGGTATTTTCAAAAATCCGTTGGCATCTCCAGATTTGATTGGGATTACATCAGGAAGTATTTTATTTGCTGCAATTACAATTGTTTTGGGAGGATATATCAAAGATTTTGTTCCAGAAATTATCCATTACTCATTGCTTAGTTTGATGGCATTTGTCGGCGCTATGTGTTCCACTGTTTTTGTGTATAAAATTTCTTCACATCATCAAAAAACAAATATCACCATTTTACTGTTAGCAGGAGTTGCCATTTCTGCCTTATGCGGATCTGCAACCGGATTGTTAACATATCTATCATCAGAAGAAGAATTACGCAATCTAACATTTTGGACATTAGGTAGCATTGCAAGTGCCAACTGGGACAAAATCTTAATTTTAACAATCGTAGTTAGTGTAAGTTTTTACTTTTTAATTGGAAAAGGAAAAATACTAAACGCGATGATGTTGGGCGAAAAAGATGCTGAACATTTGGGAATTAATGTCGAAAAAACGAAAAGACAAATCATTGTTTTCTCAGCTTTATTAGTCGGAACAATTGTTTCTTTTACAGGAACAATCGGATTTGTAGGATTAATCGTTCCGTATATTTTACGATTAGTCTTCAAATCAAATTATGTAATCATTCTTCCCTTATCTGCATTTTTAGGCGCGATATTAGTCATTGTTGCAGATACAATCAGTCGAACATTGGTTGCTCCATCTGAAATCCCAATCGGTATTTTAACTTCGTTAATGGGCGCACCAGTTTTTATTTCAATTTTAATGAATTATAAAAAATCATTGTAA
- a CDS encoding HmuY family protein produces MKKIFIYTLLFSLSFLWSCNDENNPIGQDFVVAFKDASIDFSKIDNEKTINLIYSKVAEQDGQLHIKVTEDKATYNVDYSTSVAVTNQEIIIPIKKGETSTSFTFKNLIYPFDRSDKTIQFEITKIDYPLAIIQGYSSTKISFENSIGGTMDVEIGGPNQQYQVYVDLSKGTQTKVKRDSWDLGFYNGTNFRVTLNTSIYMAVKALDETDLSKVTKASVGKLINEVAVGTFTDSNKEYVDDPAGDILKTAIAEIKESDNPVYLLNLGYEVGTSTPAVGSAAVAGNSRGWKKVKFIKKDEQYVMQYADLDDTTYKEKVIAKTSTHNFVHFSFTTNDIVDVEPPKLEWDLNFTVFTNLITGNGSYGYSDYVVNNLKAGAKAYRVDVTNEITYEKFNETMIDETKFLDDQRAIGDSWRQVTAPQKLFSDRFYIIKDAENNYYKIKMLAFLNASGVRGYPKFEYKLIK; encoded by the coding sequence ATGAAAAAAATATTTATATATACCTTATTGTTCAGTCTTTCTTTTTTGTGGTCGTGTAATGATGAAAACAATCCAATTGGACAAGATTTTGTTGTTGCTTTTAAGGATGCAAGTATCGATTTTAGTAAGATTGATAATGAGAAAACAATAAATTTAATTTATTCTAAAGTTGCGGAACAAGATGGACAACTTCATATCAAAGTAACCGAAGATAAAGCAACTTATAATGTCGATTATTCAACTTCTGTTGCAGTTACAAATCAAGAAATTATTATTCCAATCAAAAAAGGTGAAACGTCAACAAGTTTTACGTTCAAGAATTTGATTTATCCATTTGATCGTTCTGATAAAACAATTCAGTTTGAAATTACAAAAATTGATTATCCATTAGCGATTATTCAAGGATATTCGTCAACAAAAATCTCTTTCGAAAATTCGATTGGCGGAACAATGGATGTGGAAATTGGCGGACCAAATCAGCAATATCAGGTTTATGTAGACTTAAGTAAAGGAACGCAAACTAAGGTAAAAAGGGATTCTTGGGATTTAGGTTTTTACAATGGAACAAATTTCCGAGTGACGCTAAATACTTCTATTTATATGGCGGTAAAAGCGTTGGACGAAACCGATTTGTCAAAAGTAACAAAAGCATCGGTTGGGAAATTAATCAACGAAGTTGCGGTAGGAACATTTACAGATTCGAACAAAGAATATGTTGACGATCCTGCTGGAGATATTTTGAAAACAGCGATTGCGGAAATTAAAGAATCAGATAACCCAGTTTATTTACTGAATTTGGGTTACGAAGTCGGAACATCAACGCCTGCGGTTGGTTCTGCGGCTGTTGCTGGAAATTCACGCGGTTGGAAAAAAGTGAAATTCATCAAAAAAGATGAGCAATATGTGATGCAATATGCCGATTTAGATGATACGACTTACAAAGAAAAAGTTATAGCAAAAACGTCGACGCATAATTTTGTTCACTTCAGTTTTACGACGAATGATATTGTAGATGTTGAACCTCCAAAATTAGAATGGGATTTGAATTTTACAGTTTTCACTAATCTTATTACAGGAAATGGTTCTTATGGATATTCGGATTACGTAGTCAATAATCTGAAAGCAGGCGCAAAAGCCTATCGTGTGGATGTAACCAATGAAATTACCTACGAAAAATTTAATGAAACGATGATTGATGAAACAAAATTTTTAGACGATCAGCGTGCAATTGGTGATTCTTGGCGACAAGTTACTGCTCCTCAAAAATTATTTTCGGATCGATTTTATATCATCAAAGATGCAGAAAATAATTATTACAAAATTAAAATGTTAGCTTTTCTGAATGCTTCTGGCGTGAGAGGTTATCCAAAATTTGAATATAAACTTATCAAATAA
- a CDS encoding CynX/NimT family MFS transporter has translation MEKNKNIWIGIAVVILVSTNLRAPITAVSPILDEMKSVLKIDNFQASLLTSIPLFVFAFCSILVSKATAKINIRHGLIYSLIILTIGIYVRIYGNISMLYIGSLLIGLGICIGNVLTPAYIKNTFPTKIGIMTGIFSVSMSLIAALASGLSIAIGNWTNLGWKGSLGVWIIAAIAALIIVCIDSLKNKTATQQKTVQSEDVKFNIFKSKQAWNISIFMGLQSLIYYCLVALLPTLLIDFGMTKTNAGWVFSVLQLAMLPAMLVSPILASRMKNPKIMIYITSALYFIGIITLLIFKAKFSYLSAILIGIAGGFAFSLSILFFSLKTKTMVGTIKISGMAQSVGYLIAAFGPPIFGKLYDIESTWSYSLYFLMFCMIILTFFGIKASQPKFVEED, from the coding sequence ATGGAAAAAAATAAAAATATTTGGATTGGAATTGCAGTTGTCATTTTAGTTTCAACTAACCTAAGAGCGCCAATTACTGCTGTAAGTCCAATTTTAGATGAAATGAAATCTGTCTTAAAAATAGACAATTTTCAGGCAAGTTTATTAACTTCTATTCCACTTTTCGTATTTGCATTTTGTTCAATTTTAGTGAGTAAAGCCACTGCAAAAATTAATATTCGACATGGATTAATTTATTCCTTAATCATTCTAACTATCGGGATTTACGTCCGTATTTACGGCAATATTTCGATGTTATATATCGGTTCGTTACTAATTGGATTGGGAATTTGTATTGGAAATGTTTTGACACCAGCGTATATAAAAAATACGTTTCCAACAAAAATTGGAATTATGACAGGTATTTTTTCGGTTTCGATGAGTTTAATCGCCGCATTAGCTTCTGGATTGAGTATTGCAATTGGAAACTGGACAAATTTAGGTTGGAAAGGTTCTCTTGGAGTTTGGATTATAGCGGCTATAGCTGCACTTATAATTGTCTGTATTGATTCTTTAAAAAATAAAACAGCAACTCAACAAAAAACTGTTCAATCAGAAGATGTAAAATTCAATATTTTCAAATCGAAACAAGCATGGAACATTAGTATTTTTATGGGATTACAATCGTTGATTTATTATTGTTTGGTTGCATTATTACCTACTTTACTCATCGATTTTGGAATGACAAAAACCAATGCAGGCTGGGTATTTTCGGTTTTACAACTTGCCATGCTACCCGCCATGTTAGTTAGTCCAATTTTAGCTTCGCGCATGAAAAATCCAAAAATTATGATTTACATAACTTCTGCTTTATATTTTATTGGAATCATAACATTGTTAATTTTCAAAGCAAAATTCAGTTATTTGAGTGCGATTTTAATTGGAATTGCAGGAGGGTTTGCCTTTAGTCTTTCTATTTTATTCTTCTCATTGAAAACAAAAACAATGGTTGGAACCATCAAAATTTCGGGAATGGCACAATCTGTTGGTTATTTGATTGCGGCATTTGGACCTCCTATTTTCGGAAAATTATATGATATCGAGTCTACTTGGAGCTATTCATTATACTTTTTAATGTTCTGCATGATTATTCTAACATTTTTTGGAATAAAAGCGTCGCAACCCAAATTTGTGGAGGAAGATTAA
- a CDS encoding hemin-degrading factor: protein MNTLTDLKQQWEDLKANQPKIRIRNAAKELGVSEMELLATQLGDNVTKLKPEFVAILQEIESLGKVMALTRNNECVHERKGIYLNPDFSSPHAQLFVGEDIDMRIFLNHWKTAFAVVEKSEHGERKSLQFFGKDGEAIHKIYLVPQSNVEAFDALVEKYKDEDQETIPATEIIENNVTEKPDNEIDVEGFQQAWVELKDTHNFFTMLRKFGVTRTQALRLAPTDYHAKQISNEAIVQFLEKSAETQTPIMVFTGNKGNIQIHTGEIKRTMWHENWFNILDPDFNMHLDMSKIASTWIVRKPTEDGIVTAIEVFNDKGEIIVQFFGKRKPGIPELEQWREIVAELN from the coding sequence ATGAACACACTTACAGATTTAAAACAACAATGGGAAGATTTGAAAGCAAATCAACCTAAAATTAGAATACGTAACGCAGCGAAAGAACTTGGCGTTAGCGAAATGGAACTTTTAGCAACGCAATTAGGCGATAATGTTACAAAATTAAAGCCTGAATTTGTTGCGATTTTACAAGAAATAGAGTCACTTGGAAAAGTGATGGCTTTGACGCGCAACAACGAATGTGTGCACGAACGCAAAGGTATTTATCTGAACCCTGATTTTTCTTCGCCTCACGCACAACTTTTTGTTGGGGAAGATATTGATATGCGAATTTTCTTGAATCATTGGAAAACAGCTTTTGCAGTTGTAGAAAAATCTGAACATGGAGAACGCAAAAGTTTACAATTTTTCGGGAAAGATGGCGAAGCTATTCACAAAATATATTTGGTTCCGCAAAGCAATGTAGAAGCCTTTGATGCATTGGTTGAGAAATACAAAGACGAAGATCAAGAAACTATTCCTGCAACAGAAATCATCGAAAATAATGTTACAGAAAAACCTGATAACGAGATTGATGTTGAAGGTTTTCAACAAGCTTGGGTTGAGTTGAAAGACACGCACAATTTCTTTACAATGTTACGCAAATTCGGAGTTACACGTACGCAAGCATTGCGTTTGGCTCCGACAGATTATCATGCAAAACAAATTTCGAATGAAGCAATTGTTCAGTTCTTAGAAAAATCTGCCGAAACGCAAACGCCAATCATGGTTTTCACAGGAAACAAAGGAAATATTCAGATTCATACTGGTGAAATTAAACGTACGATGTGGCATGAAAACTGGTTCAATATATTGGATCCAGATTTTAATATGCACTTGGATATGTCAAAAATTGCTTCAACTTGGATTGTTAGAAAACCAACTGAAGACGGTATTGTAACAGCGATTGAGGTTTTTAATGATAAAGGAGAAATCATTGTGCAATTCTTTGGAAAAAGAAAACCAGGTATCCCTGAATTGGAGCAATGGCGCGAGATTGTCGCTGAATTGAATTAA
- a CDS encoding heme/hemin ABC transporter substrate-binding protein produces MKKLFISTAILALLASCTNKEAKNESTEEVKTENTISNEKIVSLNGAITEILADLGEENNLVGVDVTSTYPVSVKEKATDLGHTRSLSIEALLALKPTKVYATDKDLNPEQISQLKNAGIQTEIVKQDYSVEGTKELVKTVATSLNKQDFDAITTKIDTDLKAVKPLATKPKVLFIYARGAGNLMVAGTNTPMEKIIGIAGGQNAITEFEDFKPLTPEAVVKSNPDYILMFDKGLESIGGVDGVLKLEGISSTNAGKNKKIIAMDGQLVSGFGPRVGQAAAQLNQLLQK; encoded by the coding sequence ATGAAAAAACTATTTATTTCTACTGCAATCTTAGCGCTATTAGCAAGCTGCACGAATAAAGAAGCAAAAAATGAATCGACTGAAGAAGTAAAAACAGAGAATACGATTTCGAACGAAAAAATTGTTTCTTTAAATGGAGCAATTACTGAAATTTTAGCTGATTTAGGAGAAGAAAATAACCTTGTTGGTGTTGACGTTACAAGTACTTACCCTGTATCTGTAAAGGAAAAAGCGACAGATTTGGGACATACTCGTTCTCTGTCAATCGAGGCTTTATTGGCTTTGAAACCAACAAAAGTATATGCAACGGATAAAGACTTGAATCCAGAACAAATTTCACAACTAAAAAATGCTGGAATTCAAACTGAAATTGTAAAACAAGATTATTCAGTTGAAGGAACGAAAGAGTTAGTAAAAACGGTTGCAACTTCTCTAAATAAACAAGATTTTGATGCTATTACTACTAAAATTGATACAGATTTAAAAGCTGTAAAACCTTTGGCTACAAAACCAAAAGTATTGTTCATTTACGCTCGTGGAGCAGGAAACTTAATGGTTGCTGGAACAAACACACCAATGGAAAAAATTATTGGAATTGCTGGTGGACAAAATGCTATTACAGAATTTGAAGATTTCAAACCATTAACACCAGAAGCAGTTGTAAAATCAAATCCTGATTACATTTTGATGTTTGATAAAGGCTTAGAAAGTATTGGTGGCGTTGACGGCGTATTAAAATTAGAAGGTATTTCTTCTACAAATGCAGGAAAAAACAAAAAAATCATCGCGATGGATGGTCAATTGGTTTCTGGATTTGGACCACGTGTCGGACAAGCAGCAGCGCAATTAAATCAATTACTTCAAAAATAA